One window of Mesorhizobium loti R88b genomic DNA carries:
- a CDS encoding TlyA family RNA methyltransferase has protein sequence MNSPLPASTRQRLDDLLVQRGLFASRSRARDAVERGTVTVDGVLARKPGQNVSPQCLVAIDDPAQGYVSRAALKLIGGLDHFGLDPAGREALDIGASTGGFTQVLLERGASHVTAIDVGHGQIHPDVGKDPRVTVVEGLNARDLTLADLAGRVPDFIVSDVSFISLKLALPPALAIAKPGAGAIFLVKPQFEAGREAIGKGGLLKDPFAAAGVAGLLQDWLDTVPGWRSLGLHLSPIEGGDGNREFLLGGIKDR, from the coding sequence ATGAATTCGCCTCTGCCAGCCAGCACACGCCAGCGGCTCGACGACCTGCTCGTCCAGCGCGGCCTGTTTGCCAGCCGCTCGCGTGCCCGCGATGCGGTCGAGCGCGGCACGGTAACGGTTGATGGCGTCCTTGCCCGCAAGCCCGGCCAGAACGTTTCGCCGCAGTGCCTTGTTGCCATCGACGATCCCGCGCAAGGCTATGTCTCGCGCGCGGCGTTGAAGCTGATCGGCGGCCTCGACCATTTCGGCCTCGATCCCGCCGGCCGCGAGGCGCTCGACATCGGCGCTTCGACTGGCGGGTTCACCCAGGTGCTGCTCGAACGCGGCGCGTCCCATGTCACGGCAATCGATGTCGGTCATGGCCAGATACATCCCGATGTTGGCAAGGACCCGCGCGTTACGGTCGTCGAGGGTCTGAACGCCCGCGATCTCACGCTCGCCGATCTGGCCGGCCGTGTTCCGGATTTCATCGTTTCCGATGTCAGCTTTATCTCGCTGAAACTGGCGCTGCCGCCGGCTCTCGCCATTGCGAAACCCGGTGCCGGCGCGATCTTTCTGGTCAAGCCGCAATTCGAGGCCGGCCGCGAGGCGATCGGCAAGGGTGGTCTGTTGAAAGACCCCTTCGCCGCTGCCGGTGTCGCCGGCCTGCTGCAGGATTGGCTGGATACCGTTCCCGGCTGGCGCTCGCTCGGCCTGCATCTGTCGCCGATCGAAGGCGGCGACGGCAATCGCGAGTTTCTTCTCGGTGGGATCAAGGACCGATGA
- a CDS encoding GFA family protein has product MLTGTCHCGATHWTLEGDPGPITACNCTLCRRYGTLWAYDFVDERIRVVGPVSSYTRAGKDEPSLEILFCPTCACVLAWRGLRAGASGRTRIAVNVRLAPPQAVADLPIDHFDGLDTFDDLPRDGRCVRDMWF; this is encoded by the coding sequence ATCCTGACGGGAACCTGCCACTGCGGTGCGACGCACTGGACCCTGGAGGGCGATCCCGGGCCGATCACAGCCTGCAACTGCACGCTGTGCCGTCGCTATGGGACGCTCTGGGCTTACGACTTTGTCGATGAGCGTATCCGCGTCGTTGGACCGGTGAGCAGCTACACCCGTGCCGGAAAAGACGAGCCTTCGCTCGAGATCCTTTTCTGCCCGACCTGCGCCTGCGTGCTGGCCTGGCGCGGCTTGCGCGCCGGTGCCTCCGGCCGGACACGAATCGCCGTCAATGTGCGCCTGGCCCCGCCGCAAGCTGTCGCCGACTTGCCGATCGACCATTTCGATGGCCTCGACACCTTCGACGACCTGCCGCGCGATGGCCGCTGCGTGCGCGATATGTGGTTCTAG
- a CDS encoding class I SAM-dependent RNA methyltransferase, whose amino-acid sequence MSTRFTIKKLGAQGDGIAETESGDLFIPFTLPGETVTAARERDRATLMAVLEASPLRIEPACRHFTECGGCALQHFEAEAYRQWKRDKVVHALKGIDCEIGELVACAPHTRRRVVLAARRADTGMLLGFNRHLSPEIISISECPISLPEIVAALDRLRALADLICATTKSFRMAVTVTGSGLDVAVHDSGKLGEHQRRIASNFVLAQGFARLSIDDEIVIEPRKPVVMFGSVAVALPPGAFMQATEAAEQTMAEIVGGHLKRAKKVADLFAGCGSFALRLAAKSEVHAVEGDAAALSALDRGSRFATGLKRVTGERRDLFRRPLTFKELNAFDGVVFDPPRAGAEDQSKQIARSDVPFVAAVSCNPVTLARDLRILIDGGYTVKSVTPVDQFLWSPHVEAVALLEKPRRRRG is encoded by the coding sequence ATGAGCACGCGCTTCACCATCAAAAAGCTTGGCGCTCAGGGCGACGGCATTGCCGAGACCGAAAGCGGCGATCTTTTTATCCCGTTCACGCTGCCGGGGGAGACTGTCACGGCCGCTCGTGAACGCGACCGTGCCACGCTGATGGCGGTGCTGGAGGCCTCGCCGCTGCGCATCGAGCCCGCCTGCCGCCATTTCACCGAATGCGGCGGTTGCGCTCTCCAGCATTTCGAGGCCGAAGCCTATCGCCAGTGGAAGCGCGACAAGGTGGTGCATGCCCTGAAGGGCATCGATTGCGAGATCGGCGAACTGGTCGCCTGCGCGCCGCACACGCGCCGCCGTGTCGTGCTCGCTGCCCGGCGCGCCGATACCGGAATGCTGCTCGGCTTCAATCGTCATCTGTCACCGGAAATCATTTCCATATCCGAATGCCCGATTTCGCTGCCCGAGATCGTCGCCGCACTCGACCGGTTGAGGGCGCTCGCCGATTTGATATGCGCAACCACGAAATCGTTCCGGATGGCGGTCACGGTTACCGGATCGGGCCTGGATGTCGCGGTGCACGACTCCGGCAAGCTCGGCGAACACCAGCGGCGCATCGCCTCCAATTTTGTCCTAGCGCAAGGCTTTGCCAGGCTGTCCATCGATGACGAGATCGTCATCGAGCCGAGGAAGCCCGTGGTCATGTTCGGCAGCGTCGCGGTCGCCTTGCCGCCGGGCGCCTTCATGCAGGCGACCGAGGCAGCCGAACAGACAATGGCCGAGATCGTTGGCGGACATCTCAAGCGCGCCAAGAAGGTCGCCGATCTTTTCGCCGGTTGCGGCAGCTTTGCCCTGCGATTGGCCGCGAAGTCGGAAGTCCACGCCGTGGAAGGCGATGCGGCGGCACTTTCGGCGCTCGACCGGGGCTCACGCTTCGCGACCGGTTTGAAGCGGGTGACCGGCGAACGCCGCGATCTGTTCCGCCGTCCGTTGACCTTCAAGGAACTGAACGCCTTTGACGGCGTCGTCTTCGACCCGCCGCGAGCAGGCGCCGAGGACCAGTCGAAGCAGATTGCCCGCTCGGATGTTCCCTTCGTTGCCGCCGTATCCTGCAACCCGGTGACGCTGGCTCGTGACCTGCGCATCCTCATCGACGGTGGTTACACCGTGAAAAGCGTGACGCCAGTCGACCAGTTCCTGTGGTCGCCCCATGTCGAGGCGGTCGCTCTGCTGGAAAAACCCAGGAGAAGGCGCGGCTGA
- the tldD gene encoding metalloprotease TldD — MNSLIGQFDISDDRIKQIVTETINGADDGELFLEYSESEALMFDNGRLKTANFNTDQGFGLRAVAGEASGYAHSSDLSEASLLRAAAAVSTVKGGYSGTLAAAPARTNTHLYGDENPIPSPSFEAKAKLLQEIDAWLRAQDPRVRQVTASLAASWQHVEIVRADGQVVRDIRPLVRINVSVVVGDGDRQESGSYGMGGRKAFGEFLIEDAWQHAAKEALRQALVNLEAIPAPAGTFDIVLSSGWPGVMLHEAVGHGLEGDFNRKKTSAFAGLLGQQVAAKGVTVVDDGTIPERRGSLTVDDEGTPSARNVLIEDGKLVGYMQDRQNARLMGMKATGNGRREGYAHQPMPRMTNTYMTSGDMEPDEIIASVKNGIYAVSFGGGQVDITSGKFVFGCTEAYMIENGKVTQPIKGAMLIGNGPDAMHRVSMVGNDMKLDNGIGMCGKAGQGVPVGVGQPHLRMNQMTVGGTRV, encoded by the coding sequence ATGAACAGCCTGATCGGCCAATTCGACATTTCAGACGATCGCATCAAGCAGATCGTCACTGAGACCATCAACGGCGCCGACGACGGCGAACTGTTTCTCGAATACAGCGAGAGCGAGGCGCTGATGTTCGACAATGGCCGGCTGAAGACCGCCAATTTCAACACCGACCAGGGTTTTGGCCTGCGCGCGGTTGCGGGTGAAGCCAGCGGCTACGCTCATTCGAGCGACCTGTCCGAGGCTTCGCTGCTGCGCGCGGCCGCCGCTGTCTCGACCGTCAAGGGTGGCTATTCCGGCACGCTTGCCGCCGCACCGGCCCGCACCAATACCCATCTCTACGGCGATGAGAACCCGATCCCCTCGCCCTCCTTCGAGGCCAAGGCAAAGCTGCTGCAAGAAATCGACGCCTGGCTGCGTGCGCAGGATCCGCGCGTGCGCCAGGTGACCGCCTCGCTCGCCGCTTCCTGGCAGCATGTCGAGATCGTGCGCGCCGATGGCCAGGTGGTGCGCGATATCAGGCCGCTGGTCCGCATCAACGTCTCGGTAGTGGTTGGCGATGGCGACCGCCAGGAAAGCGGCTCCTACGGCATGGGCGGCCGCAAGGCGTTCGGCGAATTCCTGATCGAGGACGCCTGGCAGCACGCCGCCAAGGAGGCGCTCCGGCAGGCGCTGGTCAACCTCGAGGCCATTCCGGCGCCGGCGGGCACGTTCGACATCGTGCTGTCCAGCGGCTGGCCGGGCGTGATGCTGCACGAAGCCGTCGGCCATGGGCTGGAAGGCGATTTCAACCGCAAGAAGACCTCCGCCTTCGCCGGCCTGCTCGGCCAGCAGGTTGCCGCAAAGGGCGTCACCGTCGTCGATGACGGCACGATCCCCGAGCGGCGCGGTTCACTCACCGTCGACGACGAGGGCACGCCTTCGGCCCGCAACGTGCTGATCGAGGACGGCAAACTGGTCGGCTACATGCAGGACCGGCAGAACGCCCGGCTGATGGGCATGAAGGCGACCGGCAACGGCCGGCGCGAAGGCTACGCGCACCAGCCTATGCCGCGCATGACCAACACCTACATGACATCAGGCGACATGGAGCCGGACGAGATCATCGCCTCGGTCAAGAACGGCATCTATGCCGTTTCCTTCGGTGGCGGCCAGGTCGACATCACTTCGGGCAAATTCGTGTTCGGCTGCACCGAGGCCTACATGATCGAGAACGGCAAGGTGACGCAGCCGATCAAGGGCGCGATGCTGATCGGCAACGGGCCGGATGCCATGCACCGCGTCTCGATGGTCGGCAACGACATGAAGCTCGACAACGGCATCGGCATGTGTGGCAAGGCCGGACAAGGTGTGCCGGTCGGCGTCGGCCAGCCGCATCTCAGGATGAACCAGATGACGGTCGGCGGCACCCGGGTTTGA
- a CDS encoding invasion associated locus B family protein: MNSWLSRLGRTRLGLSSTLAKAIFVVALSAAGLLVASQANAAQPSGTVRSTHGAWSIICDTPAGATSEQCVMMQNVVAEDRPEMGLSVVVLRTADNKAEILRVLAPLGVLLPNGLGLNVDGKDIGRAYFVRCFQDGCYAEVILEKPLLDTLKTGTSATFIVFQTPEEGIGIPVDLKGFADGFAALP, encoded by the coding sequence ATGAACTCTTGGCTTTCTAGACTGGGGCGTACGAGACTGGGGCTTTCGAGCACCTTGGCGAAAGCCATTTTTGTCGTTGCCCTGTCGGCGGCCGGTCTGTTGGTCGCCAGTCAGGCCAATGCCGCGCAGCCGAGCGGCACGGTGCGCTCGACGCACGGCGCCTGGTCGATCATCTGCGACACGCCGGCCGGTGCAACTTCTGAACAATGCGTGATGATGCAGAATGTCGTCGCCGAGGATCGCCCGGAGATGGGGCTGTCGGTCGTCGTGCTGCGGACCGCCGACAACAAGGCCGAGATCCTGCGGGTGCTGGCGCCGCTCGGCGTGCTCCTGCCTAACGGGCTTGGCCTCAATGTCGACGGCAAGGACATCGGCCGCGCCTATTTCGTGCGCTGCTTCCAGGACGGCTGCTATGCCGAAGTGATCCTCGAAAAGCCGCTGCTCGACACGCTTAAGACCGGCACGTCGGCCACCTTCATCGTCTTCCAGACGCCGGAAGAAGGCATCGGCATTCCCGTTGATCTCAAGGGCTTCGCCGACGGTTTCGCCGCCCTGCCCTGA
- a CDS encoding transglutaminase-like cysteine peptidase, whose protein sequence is MRHSLASSFLLGFVSLIGATSLPASPAAAQSTWFKSQSAQSSTDGARSAAVGGSTSVPYGWLDFCHRRPKECKVPVLPAASVKLTAQNLRILKRINQTANNSIKPVSNFEHWGTMEDHWDYPVDGKGDCKIYALYKRKLLREAGFPRQALLMTVVRDLDNEGHTILTVKTDKGDLVLDNLVNEIRPWNATGYYFLKRQSQQNPNVWVSINQRGGTPKTPANVAKLVD, encoded by the coding sequence ATGCGGCATTCCCTAGCTTCGTCTTTCCTGCTTGGCTTTGTTTCGTTGATTGGTGCGACATCGCTGCCAGCAAGTCCGGCGGCAGCGCAGTCGACATGGTTCAAGTCACAATCGGCGCAATCTTCCACGGATGGAGCGCGCTCCGCCGCCGTGGGTGGAAGCACCAGCGTGCCCTACGGCTGGCTCGATTTCTGCCATCGCCGGCCAAAAGAGTGCAAGGTGCCCGTTCTGCCAGCCGCGAGTGTAAAACTGACCGCGCAGAACCTACGCATCCTCAAGCGCATAAATCAGACGGCCAACAATTCCATCAAGCCGGTCAGCAACTTTGAGCATTGGGGCACGATGGAGGACCACTGGGATTACCCGGTTGACGGCAAGGGCGACTGCAAGATCTACGCGCTCTACAAGCGCAAGCTTCTTCGGGAGGCTGGGTTCCCCCGGCAGGCGCTTTTGATGACAGTCGTGCGCGACCTCGACAATGAGGGCCACACCATCCTGACGGTGAAAACCGACAAGGGCGATCTCGTCCTCGACAATCTGGTCAACGAAATCAGGCCCTGGAACGCGACCGGCTACTACTTCCTGAAACGCCAGTCGCAGCAGAATCCGAATGTCTGGGTGTCGATCAACCAGCGTGGTGGCACGCCTAAGACACCCGCGAATGTTGCCAAACTCGTAGACTGA
- the coxB gene encoding cytochrome c oxidase subunit II: MRKFLANAKFLASAGAATAFFAGTSAHADQPVPWETTFQAPATDMMRQIEAFGNYTMWFVVPITLLVLFLLAYCIFRFRASANPVPAKTSHNTAIEVIWTVGPVVILLFIAIPSFKLLTAQYTPGEEPKLTVKATGNQWNWDYEYQTDNTLTFNSAILQDGDRAKAGKEDRKVYPRLLAVDNELVVPVNTMTRVLVTATDVIHSFAMPSFGIKMDAVPGRTNETWFKAEKEGLYYGQCSQLCGKDHAFMPIAIRVVSDTQFKTWLAAAKTDLPGANKTLMAEVDGQNKVAAAGN; this comes from the coding sequence ATGAGAAAATTCCTAGCAAACGCCAAGTTTCTAGCCAGTGCTGGGGCTGCCACCGCGTTTTTCGCCGGCACATCCGCCCATGCCGATCAGCCCGTGCCGTGGGAGACGACCTTCCAGGCGCCGGCGACCGACATGATGCGGCAGATCGAGGCCTTCGGGAACTACACGATGTGGTTTGTCGTTCCGATCACCCTGTTGGTGCTGTTTCTTCTCGCCTATTGCATCTTCCGGTTTCGGGCGAGCGCCAATCCGGTGCCCGCCAAAACCAGCCACAACACGGCGATCGAAGTGATCTGGACGGTGGGACCTGTCGTCATCCTGCTTTTCATCGCAATTCCTTCGTTCAAGCTCCTGACCGCGCAGTATACGCCCGGGGAAGAGCCGAAGCTCACCGTCAAGGCGACCGGCAACCAGTGGAACTGGGATTACGAGTACCAGACGGACAACACGCTCACCTTCAATTCGGCCATTCTCCAGGATGGCGATCGCGCCAAGGCCGGCAAGGAAGACCGCAAGGTTTATCCACGCCTGCTCGCGGTTGACAACGAGCTGGTGGTGCCGGTCAACACGATGACGCGCGTGCTCGTCACCGCGACCGACGTGATCCATTCCTTTGCCATGCCGTCCTTTGGCATCAAGATGGACGCCGTTCCGGGGCGCACCAACGAAACCTGGTTCAAGGCGGAGAAGGAAGGCCTCTATTACGGTCAGTGCTCGCAGCTCTGCGGCAAGGACCACGCCTTCATGCCGATCGCCATTCGTGTCGTATCCGACACGCAGTTCAAGACCTGGCTGGCTGCGGCCAAGACCGATCTGCCAGGCGCCAACAAGACGCTCATGGCCGAAGTCGACGGCCAGAACAAGGTAGCGGCCGCCGGCAATTGA
- a CDS encoding caspase family protein: MIVMRTVSKFLALFLALSIFAFGSTAGALAQGEKRLAFVIGNAAYPAGTLATPANDAGLIAQTLQAAGFDVVGARDVDQESLRGAYRDFLAKVTAAGPDAVVFVYLAGQGLQFEGENYFVPVDAQIANAADVPMAAVRVSDLTKPLAALPNKVNIVVLDAARPNSFAKSNQPLAGGLALVDPDPNMLVAFNAAPGTVAPEGKGSYGAYAQALAEMIRDGGLQLGDVFDRTRLRVNEVTDGAEVPWNASKITDPFVFFDRGPDAPAPQVSAAEVRTNRTKEIRDFDAHDAYIAALDRDTMRGYEDFIVAYPHDPMARRVRAILAARREAITWRQTWLRDTPEAYWSYLDRYPHGPHAWDARRRLEHFDAALEPPQGFAVYAYDVPPPPPEEIVYVDRPVLYFDDPEFGFDPPPPVAVIFLQPRPRDFIELPPPPPPIGVFLLPTPVFVPVPVWVNPPHDIFPPPNNVIFNNIHNTTIVNNTTINENQGGLTTGQKLTAGAVGIGAAALATKVALPAFLQKKEATLAKVNPGGLPSKLVKTGQQNGVAPLSKTLPADKLAGHALPGADGKTLPLVNGKPVLNGQNVANDKSGKLLHKRGVADAATTANGAAPMTNGQGKSGKLRKLPAGATASAGNGQNTQLKLKTNNPSVLNGPVAANGKLKKFHGQGVGGSDTTNGAANGQGKSPKFHKPPANGGPAGDKVSNSNPHRQLKLQDKPKVQVLSKPQKPQFQAQTHVQRQPQPQQKPQREAGKKPPCGHPNEPACRK; the protein is encoded by the coding sequence ATGATCGTAATGCGGACGGTCTCGAAATTCCTCGCTTTGTTCCTCGCTCTCTCGATTTTTGCGTTCGGCTCGACGGCCGGGGCGCTGGCGCAAGGCGAAAAACGCCTTGCCTTCGTCATCGGCAACGCTGCCTACCCTGCGGGCACACTGGCGACGCCGGCTAACGACGCCGGCCTGATTGCGCAGACATTGCAGGCGGCGGGTTTCGACGTGGTCGGCGCGCGCGATGTCGACCAGGAATCGCTGCGGGGCGCCTACCGCGATTTCCTCGCCAAGGTGACGGCAGCCGGTCCCGACGCGGTGGTGTTTGTCTATTTGGCAGGCCAGGGCCTGCAGTTCGAAGGCGAGAACTATTTCGTGCCGGTCGATGCCCAGATCGCCAATGCCGCCGACGTGCCGATGGCCGCCGTGCGGGTTTCCGATCTCACCAAGCCGCTTGCGGCCTTGCCGAACAAGGTCAACATCGTCGTGCTAGACGCGGCACGACCAAATTCCTTCGCGAAGTCGAACCAGCCGCTTGCCGGCGGCCTCGCACTCGTCGACCCCGACCCGAACATGCTGGTCGCCTTCAATGCCGCCCCGGGCACAGTCGCGCCTGAAGGCAAGGGCTCGTATGGCGCCTATGCGCAGGCGCTTGCCGAGATGATCAGGGATGGTGGCCTGCAGCTTGGCGATGTGTTCGACCGCACGCGGCTACGGGTCAACGAAGTGACTGATGGCGCGGAGGTTCCTTGGAACGCCTCCAAGATCACCGATCCCTTCGTCTTCTTCGACCGCGGCCCGGATGCCCCGGCGCCGCAGGTTTCAGCCGCCGAGGTGCGGACAAACCGGACCAAGGAAATCCGTGACTTCGATGCGCATGACGCCTACATCGCGGCCCTCGATCGCGATACGATGCGCGGCTACGAAGACTTCATCGTCGCCTATCCCCACGACCCGATGGCCAGGCGCGTGCGCGCCATCCTGGCGGCGCGGCGCGAGGCGATCACCTGGCGCCAGACCTGGCTCAGGGACACGCCCGAAGCCTATTGGTCCTATCTCGATCGCTATCCGCATGGCCCCCATGCCTGGGATGCCCGTCGCAGGCTCGAGCATTTCGACGCCGCCCTCGAGCCGCCGCAGGGTTTTGCCGTCTATGCCTACGACGTGCCGCCGCCGCCGCCGGAAGAAATCGTCTATGTCGACCGGCCTGTGCTCTATTTCGACGACCCCGAATTCGGCTTCGATCCGCCGCCACCGGTGGCGGTGATCTTCCTGCAACCGCGGCCGCGCGACTTCATAGAACTGCCGCCACCGCCGCCGCCGATCGGCGTCTTCCTGCTGCCGACGCCGGTGTTCGTGCCCGTGCCGGTTTGGGTGAACCCGCCGCATGACATCTTCCCGCCGCCGAACAACGTCATCTTCAACAACATCCACAACACCACCATCGTCAACAACACGACGATCAACGAGAACCAGGGCGGCCTCACCACCGGCCAGAAGCTGACCGCGGGTGCGGTGGGCATCGGTGCAGCCGCATTGGCGACCAAGGTGGCGCTGCCGGCTTTCCTGCAGAAGAAGGAAGCCACGCTCGCCAAGGTCAATCCGGGCGGCCTACCATCGAAACTGGTCAAAACGGGACAGCAGAACGGCGTGGCGCCATTGTCGAAAACACTGCCGGCGGACAAATTGGCCGGCCATGCTTTGCCCGGCGCCGACGGCAAGACGCTGCCGCTCGTCAACGGCAAGCCGGTCCTCAATGGCCAGAATGTGGCCAACGACAAATCAGGCAAGCTGTTGCACAAGCGGGGTGTTGCGGATGCCGCGACGACCGCCAATGGCGCGGCTCCGATGACCAATGGACAGGGCAAGAGCGGAAAGTTGCGCAAGCTCCCGGCCGGCGCCACAGCATCTGCCGGCAACGGGCAGAATACCCAGCTAAAGCTGAAGACCAACAATCCCTCAGTGCTCAATGGCCCGGTCGCCGCCAATGGCAAATTGAAAAAGTTCCACGGTCAGGGCGTCGGTGGCTCGGATACGACGAATGGGGCAGCCAACGGACAAGGCAAGAGCCCCAAGTTCCACAAGCCGCCGGCCAATGGCGGGCCGGCGGGCGACAAGGTCTCGAACAGCAATCCGCATCGTCAGCTGAAGCTGCAAGACAAGCCGAAGGTGCAGGTGCTTTCAAAACCGCAGAAGCCGCAGTTCCAGGCGCAGACGCACGTACAGCGGCAGCCTCAGCCACAGCAAAAGCCGCAGCGGGAGGCCGGCAAGAAGCCGCCTTGCGGACACCCCAATGAGCCTGCCTGCAGAAAATAG
- a CDS encoding type II toxin-antitoxin system VapC family toxin has translation MLAIDTNVVVRYLTNDHPDQSPRARRLIDGQPVFVSVTVILEAEWVLRSAYGHSQAVIASTLRMFGGLPTVELEDAAIVSSALDLSEAGMDFADALHLRKSAHCAGLATFDRNFLKAARAAGYSSVQEA, from the coding sequence ATGCTCGCAATTGATACCAATGTTGTCGTCAGGTATTTGACGAACGACCATCCCGATCAATCCCCGCGAGCACGGCGGCTTATCGATGGTCAGCCTGTCTTTGTCTCTGTCACGGTAATCCTGGAGGCAGAGTGGGTGCTGCGCAGCGCCTATGGTCATAGCCAGGCCGTGATAGCCAGCACACTGCGGATGTTCGGCGGGTTACCCACGGTGGAGCTGGAAGATGCCGCGATTGTCTCCTCTGCGCTGGATCTGTCGGAGGCAGGAATGGATTTCGCAGATGCGCTGCATCTGAGGAAATCAGCGCATTGTGCCGGCTTGGCAACCTTTGACCGTAATTTCCTCAAGGCTGCGAGGGCGGCCGGATATAGCAGCGTGCAGGAAGCCTGA
- a CDS encoding AbrB/MazE/SpoVT family DNA-binding domain-containing protein produces the protein MAATEKLVTTVSTKGQVILPSAIRKQRDWGAGTRLEVEDTPDGVLLKLAPAFAPTRPEDVFGVLPRNGTPKTLEEMDAAVLAEARRRDARN, from the coding sequence ATGGCTGCAACAGAAAAACTTGTAACGACCGTCTCCACCAAGGGACAGGTAATCCTGCCCAGCGCGATCCGGAAACAGAGGGACTGGGGCGCGGGCACGCGCTTGGAGGTCGAAGACACTCCTGATGGAGTCCTTTTGAAATTGGCGCCGGCCTTTGCCCCGACGCGACCAGAAGATGTCTTTGGCGTCCTGCCACGCAACGGCACCCCGAAGACGCTGGAGGAAATGGACGCCGCCGTCCTTGCTGAAGCACGGCGACGCGATGCTCGCAATTGA
- a CDS encoding YbjN domain-containing protein, whose product MRSFSLLLSAGLISTGAVSVAWADNPEIITAPDPNAILDIAKGYGSAKLDKDDGGDPMVSGRLEGMKYVIYFYGCENHEKCKSIQFSSGYTDAFTVEQANEWNKKFRWVKAFSGDGSNFKMDVSFIGGITKANLEEDFSNWDSMTTNIKDFINQK is encoded by the coding sequence ATGCGCTCGTTTTCTTTGCTTCTATCCGCGGGTCTGATTTCGACTGGCGCGGTTTCTGTTGCTTGGGCTGACAATCCCGAAATCATCACGGCACCTGATCCCAACGCAATTCTCGACATTGCAAAGGGTTATGGCTCGGCCAAGCTGGACAAGGACGACGGTGGCGATCCGATGGTCTCCGGCCGGCTCGAAGGCATGAAGTATGTCATCTACTTCTATGGCTGCGAAAACCACGAGAAGTGCAAATCGATCCAGTTTTCCTCGGGCTACACCGATGCCTTCACGGTCGAGCAGGCCAATGAGTGGAACAAGAAATTTCGCTGGGTCAAGGCATTTTCCGGCGACGGATCCAACTTCAAGATGGATGTCAGCTTCATCGGCGGCATCACCAAGGCCAATCTCGAGGAAGATTTCTCGAACTGGGATTCGATGACCACCAACATCAAGGACTTCATCAACCAGAAGTGA